A portion of the Microlunatus phosphovorus NM-1 genome contains these proteins:
- a CDS encoding CpaF family protein, whose product MDNVAKRPRRLSEIPVLADLEPATAPKRSRRQAGSAPAIDSERLALFSQAEVREFEDRLAGDLIDWPQVVELRRRASEAITDESEAEARRSGRPLTVEDRRLLGRAIIRRVVGDHVRALHRDGADLWSSERELAYVRAVENAVFGYGRLQPLLDLPDVENIEIHGWSSVVVQYGDGRREKMSPVADSDEELVEAIRFLGQNNLPSRPFDDTHPTMTLALGERFRLHAIGFGLSHRPSVVIRQHILTDVTLADLAEGGLMPTEVAQFLDAAVLARKSMVISGDQGAGKTTLLRALINAIPENERFGTIETDYELMTHLQPGRENILALQARVGHGEVSGGTTVGDFSVADLMPEALRQNLSRLVVGEVRGSEAAAMFEAMQAGTGTLSTTHSHSAESTIDRLASRVAQGGVLTVEEAYRQIAHNIALFVFVKLEDDTWKGGVRRRFVSEIRQVTRAIENGRPVTHLVYHASGSSGRPAGFFPDADFEAELLPFRRDLWPGPRGRS is encoded by the coding sequence ATGGACAACGTCGCGAAGCGGCCCCGACGATTGAGCGAGATTCCGGTCCTGGCCGACCTGGAACCTGCAACGGCACCGAAGCGGTCCCGGCGGCAGGCAGGCTCTGCGCCGGCCATCGACTCCGAGAGGCTCGCCCTGTTCAGCCAGGCGGAGGTGCGCGAGTTCGAGGACCGACTTGCCGGTGATCTCATCGATTGGCCACAGGTGGTCGAGCTGCGGCGCCGGGCGTCGGAGGCGATCACCGACGAGTCCGAGGCTGAGGCTCGTCGGTCGGGGCGCCCTTTGACAGTCGAGGATCGGCGGTTGCTCGGGCGGGCGATCATTCGGCGCGTCGTCGGTGATCACGTCCGTGCACTGCATCGTGATGGCGCCGATCTCTGGTCCAGTGAGCGGGAACTTGCCTACGTTCGGGCGGTCGAGAACGCCGTCTTCGGATACGGACGGTTGCAGCCGCTGCTCGATCTGCCGGACGTCGAGAACATAGAGATCCACGGCTGGAGCTCAGTGGTTGTCCAGTATGGCGACGGCCGGCGCGAGAAGATGTCGCCGGTCGCGGACAGCGACGAAGAACTGGTCGAGGCGATCCGGTTCCTCGGCCAGAACAACCTCCCCTCGCGTCCGTTCGACGACACTCATCCCACGATGACCCTGGCGCTCGGCGAGCGGTTCCGGCTGCATGCCATCGGTTTCGGTCTTTCGCACCGGCCGAGCGTGGTCATCCGGCAGCACATCCTGACCGATGTCACTCTGGCCGATCTCGCGGAGGGCGGTCTGATGCCGACGGAGGTCGCGCAGTTTCTCGACGCGGCAGTGCTGGCGCGGAAGTCGATGGTGATCTCCGGCGACCAAGGTGCGGGCAAGACGACGCTGCTCCGAGCCCTGATCAATGCCATTCCCGAGAACGAGCGATTCGGGACGATCGAGACCGACTACGAACTGATGACGCATCTGCAGCCCGGCCGGGAGAACATTCTGGCGTTGCAGGCGCGGGTGGGCCATGGCGAAGTGAGTGGCGGGACCACGGTCGGCGACTTCTCCGTCGCCGACCTGATGCCGGAGGCCCTGCGGCAGAACCTCTCCAGGCTCGTGGTGGGCGAGGTCCGGGGCAGCGAGGCGGCAGCCATGTTCGAGGCGATGCAAGCCGGCACGGGCACGTTGAGTACGACGCACTCGCACTCGGCCGAGTCGACCATTGACCGGCTTGCTTCGCGGGTGGCTCAAGGCGGCGTGCTGACCGTGGAGGAGGCATATCGGCAGATCGCCCACAACATCGCGCTCTTCGTCTTCGTGAAGCTCGAGGACGATACCTGGAAAGGCGGGGTCCGTCGCCGATTTGTCTCCGAGATCCGCCAGGTCACTCGGGCGATCGAGAACGGACGTCCGGTGACCCATCTCGTGTACCACGCGAGCGGTAGTTCCGGCCGTCCGGCGGGGTTCTTCCCCGATGCCGACTTCGAAGCCGAGCTGCTGCCCTTTCGTCGAGATCTCTGGCCTGGTCCGCGGGGCAGATCGTGA
- a CDS encoding SAF domain-containing protein, with protein MTPEPPRPPVRRNPRWIALGVVAVCLGGLLSYVIYAKVATERTVVALAATVYRGELVEAADLTTVTLSGDPSVPTVAADQAPELIGQRAAYDLVEGSLLAPAAVTAATIPAPERAVVAIRLSGGRAPADFLVPGSPIRLVALPPADAQPGQKDPQAGKTFVARTVSSVPGPDAGSLFVDVDVPAAQAAVIATLSAQERLTIVRDAVR; from the coding sequence GTGACTCCCGAGCCACCGCGGCCACCCGTTCGGCGCAATCCCCGATGGATCGCCCTCGGGGTCGTGGCCGTCTGCCTTGGTGGTCTGCTGTCATACGTCATCTACGCCAAGGTCGCCACCGAGCGCACGGTCGTGGCTCTGGCCGCGACGGTTTACCGCGGAGAGCTGGTCGAGGCTGCCGACCTGACGACCGTCACTCTCAGCGGTGACCCGAGCGTGCCGACTGTCGCCGCCGATCAGGCACCGGAACTGATCGGGCAACGTGCCGCGTATGACCTGGTCGAAGGCTCGCTGCTGGCCCCGGCAGCTGTGACCGCAGCGACCATCCCGGCACCCGAGCGAGCTGTGGTCGCGATCAGGCTCAGCGGCGGTCGGGCACCGGCGGATTTCCTGGTTCCCGGATCACCGATCCGCTTGGTCGCGCTCCCACCTGCGGATGCCCAACCGGGTCAGAAGGACCCGCAGGCTGGCAAGACGTTCGTCGCGCGGACCGTTTCCTCGGTGCCTGGGCCTGATGCCGGATCCCTTTTCGTCGACGTGGATGTGCCGGCGGCTCAAGCAGCGGTCATCGCGACGCTGTCGGCTCAGGAACGGTTGACCATCGTCCGCGATGCGGTGCGGTGA
- a CDS encoding pilus assembly protein TadG-related protein encodes MSRRALGSLAPGSGLPGRDERGQSVSVFVTVVFAALIMTAGLVIDGGQKITAASRAEAAAAGAARAAANAGVTQTIAGRSPGDASLRAAAAFLAGQPDVSGHATVNNGVVTVRTHASERTIFLTLIGIRSVSATGHATSNAVGPDESR; translated from the coding sequence GTGAGCCGCCGCGCTCTGGGCTCGCTGGCCCCCGGATCCGGCCTACCAGGGCGGGACGAACGCGGCCAGTCCGTCAGCGTCTTCGTCACCGTCGTCTTCGCTGCGTTGATCATGACTGCCGGACTGGTCATCGACGGTGGTCAGAAGATCACTGCTGCCAGCCGGGCCGAGGCGGCTGCCGCGGGCGCCGCTCGGGCGGCAGCCAATGCCGGCGTGACTCAGACCATCGCGGGTCGGAGCCCGGGCGACGCCTCGCTGCGGGCCGCTGCCGCATTCCTGGCAGGTCAGCCCGACGTCTCAGGCCACGCGACGGTCAACAACGGGGTCGTCACCGTCCGCACCCATGCCAGCGAACGCACCATCTTCCTCACCCTCATCGGCATTCGATCGGTCTCTGCCACGGGCCATGCCACATCGAACGCCGTCGGGCCTGACGAGTCGCGCTGA
- a CDS encoding TadE family protein, giving the protein MRSVADERGAASVELVVIVPALVLMLGLLIAGGRLWFARATVVEAAQSAARAASLERSAGSAHRAGVSAGARVLATDGLRCAGDSISVDTSAFGVPVGTPATVRAAVTCQVPFSDLAIPGMPGSVTVRSSGSAALDTYRARS; this is encoded by the coding sequence ATGCGCTCAGTAGCCGACGAGCGTGGCGCTGCCTCGGTTGAGCTTGTGGTCATCGTGCCGGCGCTGGTGCTGATGCTCGGTCTGTTGATCGCTGGCGGGCGGCTGTGGTTCGCACGAGCGACGGTCGTCGAGGCGGCGCAGTCCGCCGCACGCGCGGCCAGTCTCGAAAGATCGGCTGGCAGTGCGCACCGAGCCGGGGTCAGCGCCGGTGCCAGAGTGCTCGCCACCGATGGACTGCGCTGCGCGGGGGACTCGATCTCCGTGGACACCTCCGCGTTCGGGGTTCCGGTCGGGACACCGGCCACCGTGAGGGCCGCGGTGACCTGCCAGGTGCCGTTCTCCGATCTGGCCATCCCGGGTATGCCGGGCAGTGTCACCGTACGCAGTTCCGGCTCCGCAGCGCTGGACACCTATCGGGCCCGATCGTGA
- a CDS encoding TadE/TadG family type IV pilus assembly protein, with protein sequence MTRRPADERGITESAQYALIWPVLLLVTLGVIQAGIWIHGHNVANRAANAGADVASGSHGSTGEAKQVAAGIARSGGLQEVAVTVSTNANRVEVTVAGRTPMMLDLPLGQIRETASAPVERVTRP encoded by the coding sequence ATGACCCGGCGGCCGGCCGACGAACGAGGCATCACCGAATCAGCGCAGTATGCGCTGATCTGGCCGGTGCTGTTGTTGGTGACGCTCGGCGTCATCCAGGCCGGTATCTGGATTCACGGTCACAACGTCGCCAACAGAGCGGCGAATGCCGGGGCTGACGTGGCGAGTGGCAGTCATGGCAGCACCGGCGAGGCCAAGCAGGTCGCCGCCGGCATCGCCCGGAGCGGGGGTCTGCAGGAGGTGGCGGTGACTGTTTCCACGAACGCCAACCGCGTGGAGGTCACCGTCGCCGGCCGAACTCCGATGATGCTCGACCTGCCGCTGGGCCAGATCCGTGAGACCGCATCGGCGCCAGTGGAGCGGGTGACCCGACCGTGA
- a CDS encoding RNA polymerase sigma factor, whose protein sequence is MSWGGRAGGQHRIIADLNREWEALRARDEVEHWAARHQILRDCQDLHAVLARIPAGPDEVLRVLLTEVHAGSMAAARTVLQAMLGKIVLMANADHAHDIDCYLLAMWECIRRYPVDRRPHHVAANLALDARKFAKRELAGSPSVVLWPPGPSFADAVDRQFARDHADHNRDIAVLTAGDVLRAAVELELIDADAGALLNSVYAEGIRTAEAASQRQISPDAVRQRCSQALRRLAVHSAEIANCA, encoded by the coding sequence ATGTCATGGGGTGGAAGGGCCGGCGGCCAGCACCGGATCATCGCCGATCTCAACCGGGAGTGGGAAGCGCTGCGCGCCCGAGACGAGGTCGAGCACTGGGCCGCCCGGCATCAGATCCTGCGGGATTGCCAGGATCTCCATGCCGTCCTGGCCCGGATCCCGGCCGGACCGGACGAGGTGCTGAGGGTCCTGCTCACCGAGGTGCACGCGGGCTCGATGGCTGCCGCACGCACCGTCTTGCAGGCGATGCTCGGCAAGATCGTGCTGATGGCGAACGCAGATCATGCGCACGACATCGACTGCTATCTGCTGGCGATGTGGGAGTGCATCCGTCGCTATCCCGTCGACAGGCGGCCACACCACGTCGCGGCCAACTTGGCGCTCGATGCCCGCAAGTTCGCCAAGCGGGAACTCGCCGGCTCACCGAGCGTCGTGCTCTGGCCACCAGGTCCGAGTTTCGCCGATGCCGTCGATCGTCAGTTCGCGCGAGACCATGCCGATCACAATCGCGACATCGCCGTGCTCACGGCCGGCGATGTGCTCAGAGCCGCGGTGGAACTGGAACTGATCGATGCGGATGCCGGTGCGCTGCTCAACAGCGTCTACGCCGAAGGCATCCGCACCGCCGAGGCGGCCAGTCAGCGTCAGATCTCGCCCGACGCCGTCCGCCAGCGGTGCAGTCAGGCCTTGCGGCGCCTTGCCGTCCACTCGGCTGAGATCGCCAACTGCGCATGA
- the aat gene encoding leucyl/phenylalanyl-tRNA--protein transferase, whose protein sequence is MESSPFGSSRSWRDDDLIAASRELDAEMVIDAYRAGVFPMPLRPGLMGWWSPLDRGILPLDGLRVTRSLRKMIPRYEIRIDTAFDEVLDRCADPERPGGWIDDDIRLIYRELHRAGVVHSLEAWTHDGQLAGGLYGVSIGGLFAGESMFHDPEIGRDASKVALVALVELLREAGGAGRLLDVQWQTPHLASLGVIEIDREDYLRRLRRALRLSAPLWTTR, encoded by the coding sequence ACCTGATCGCGGCGTCGCGGGAGCTGGACGCGGAGATGGTGATCGACGCCTACCGCGCCGGGGTGTTCCCGATGCCGCTGCGGCCGGGGCTGATGGGCTGGTGGTCGCCGTTGGATCGCGGGATCCTGCCGCTGGACGGGCTGCGGGTCACCCGGTCGCTGCGCAAGATGATCCCCCGGTACGAGATCCGGATCGACACCGCGTTCGACGAGGTGCTGGACCGCTGCGCCGATCCGGAGCGTCCGGGCGGCTGGATCGACGACGACATCCGGCTGATCTATCGGGAGCTGCATCGTGCCGGGGTGGTGCACTCGCTGGAGGCCTGGACCCACGACGGGCAGCTGGCAGGCGGTCTCTACGGCGTCAGCATCGGCGGGCTGTTCGCCGGCGAGTCGATGTTCCACGACCCCGAGATCGGCCGTGATGCGTCGAAGGTGGCGCTGGTGGCACTGGTCGAGCTGCTGCGTGAGGCTGGGGGAGCAGGCCGGCTGCTGGACGTGCAGTGGCAGACCCCACACCTGGCATCGCTCGGGGTGATCGAGATCGACCGCGAGGACTATCTGCGCCGGCTGCGTCGCGCGCTGCGGCTGTCCGCGCCACTGTGGACAACTCGCTGA